Below is a window of Flavobacterium sp. N2820 DNA.
TATATTTGTCCCGATTTATCGGGACATTTTTTTTAAAAATAAATTATGTTAATAAAAGAAGTAAACGGAAAGTTTCCGCAAATTCCAGAAGATTGTTATGTAGCCGAAAATGCTACTATTGTTGGCGATGTGACTTTAGGTACTAATTGTAGTGTTTGGTTTAATGCTGTAATTCGTGGCGATGTTAATTCAATTTTTATAGGTAATAAAGTAAATATTCAAGATGGTGCTGTTGTTCATTGTACCTATTTAAAGCATCCTACAATTATTGGAAACAATGTATCTATAGGTCATAATGCAATTGTTCATGGTTGTACAATTAAAGATAATGTCTTAATAGGAATGGGAGCTATTGTGATGGATAATTGTGTAATTGAAAGTAATTCTATTGTTGCAGCAGGTTCTGTTATTACTCAAAATACGGTTGTAGAATCAGGTTCTATTTATGCAGGAGTTCCTGCTAAGAAAGTAAAAGAAATTGACCAAAGTGACTTTGCTGGAGAAATTGAGCGAATTTCTAATAATTATGTAATGTATTCAGGTTGGTTTAAGGAATAAATTAAAAATTTTTATAAATCACTTTTTCTTTGTGTTCTAAAATATTTTCTAAAACTTCTGGATTACTATTGCTATAAAATACTTTTGTAGCATCTTCATTTGAAGTATTTAATATGTTATTTTGAGTTAGTATATTTTTAGTTTGTTTAGCAACTGCTTCACCTGAATCGATTATTTTTATGTTTGATGGTATTATTTTCTTTATTTGTGGAATTAGATAAGGATAGTGACTGCATCCCAAAACTAAATAATCAATATTTTTTTCAACCATCGGTTGTAGATAGCTTTCTAATAATTCAATCATTTCAGGTGAATTTATATCACCATTTTCAATGAGTTGAACTAGCCCATGTCCGATTTGTTCAACAATTTTGACTTCAGGATGATTTCTGACACTGATGTGAAATAAATCACTGTTCAGTGTTCCTTTTGTTGCAAGTATTCCTATACAATTTGTCTTGCTTTGTGTTGCAGCAGGTTTGATGGCTGGCTCAATTCCAATAAAAGGCACATCATATTTTGTTCTTAATTCTTTTATCGCATTTGTAGTTGCTGTATTACAGGCAACGACAATTATTTTACAATTTTCATTTAATAAGAACTCTGTGTTTTTACAACTTAAAGCAATTATCTCTTCCTTTGATTTTAAGCCATAGGGAGCATTCTTGCTATCTGCAAGATAAATTGTGTTTTCATTGGGTAGTAGTGCATTTACTTCTTTCCAAATAGAAGTACCACCTATACCTGAATCAAATAAACCAATTGGATTTCTATGTTTCATTAAAACAAAAATAAAAAAAACTGCTCAATCTATTGTAAGATTAAGCAGTTTTTAAATATTTATTATTGATTTATTAGAAACCTAATTCTTTTTTTACAGCTGGTAATAAATCTTCACCATCAGCAACAATAACACCACTACCAGTAGTAGCATCTAATACATAAGTAATTCCTTTTGCTTTTGCTACTTTTTTAATAGCTGCTTGTGCTTTTTCCATGATTGGCTTAATTAAGTCCATTTCTTTTTGACCTAATTCTTTTTGAGCATCTTGTTGAAACTTTTGAATACGAGCTCCCATGTCTTGCATTTCTTTAGAGCGAGTTTCGTTTAAAGCATCACCAGCAGTTGCTGATTCTTGCTCATATTTTTGTAATTTCGTTTGATATTCAGTAGCCATAGCTTTGAAATCTTTATCATACGTTTCTTGGATTTTTTTCATTTGATCCTGAGCGGTTTTCATATCTGGCATAGTAGTCATTAAGGCTTGTAAGTCAATATGTGCTACTTTAGTTTGTGCTGATACTTGTGTTCCAATAAAAAGTATAACTGCGATTACTAACGTTTTGAATTGTTTCATTTTTTTAATTTTAATTTAGTGTTTATTAATCTTTTTTCTCTGTTTCTGTTTTTTGTTCTTTTGCTTTGATAGCTGCTTCTTTATCTGCTGCTATTTTTTTCTTCTTTTCTTCTAAAGCTTTTTTACGTTCTTCTATTTTTTTGTTTCTGTCGTCAATTGCTTTTTGTCTAATTTCTTCAGGAGTTAATTTTTTCTCACCACTAATTTCTTCTGTAACCTTTTCATCAGTTTCGTTCACTTGTGGTTGTTTTTTATTGTCATCTCCTGTTGAATCCTTTTCAATTACTGTGCCATTTTTTTTAGCGTCTCTTTCCTCAATTAATTTCTTACGTTTTTCTGCGGCAGCAGCTTTTTTATCTTCTATTGCTTTTTGACGTTCTTCAAGAAGTTTTTCTCTAGCAGCTTTTTTCTCATCTAAGATTCTTTGGCGCTCTTCTAGTGCTGGATTATCTGCTACTGATTCTTCAAGAGCTTCCTTAGCTTCTAATGCTTTTAATTGTTTTTTACTCATTTCTTCTCTTTTTTGAGCAGAAGTAAGTTTTCTTACGACAAAATCGCTAATATTATGTTTTTTATCCGCAAAAAGCATGGTTAAATCAGATGCTCTATCAAAAACAAAATCATATTTTCTTTGTTCAGCTACATCTTGAATAATCGTAAAAATTTGATCTTGAATAGGTTTTACCAAGACACTTTTTTGAATAATTAAATCGCCCTTTGGTCCAAATCGTTTTTCTTGATAGTCCAAAAGTTCTTTATCTAAATAAGCAATTTCTTCTTCACGTTCTTCTATTAATTCTTTTGTTAATAGAACACGCTCTGTTTTAAGATTATCTTTTAGAATTGTAATCTCATTTCTTTTGGTATCAATTTCTTGCTTCCATTTTTGTGCTTTCTGTTCCAGTTGGTTCATCGCATCAGCATAATCAGGAACTTTTTCTAAAATATATTCCATGTCGATATAACCAATTTTTACACCTCTTGCGGTTTGAGCATTAGCTATAATCGAAATAAACGATAAGAATAAGAATAATTTTTTCATGTACATTAAGTTTTTTTTTGCGAGTAAGACTCAAAATAAAATATGGATACCTTACAAACGTAACAAATATCAAAATATTTTTACGAATTTAACAAAAAACTATTAACTATCTTTAAAATTGTTGTCCAATAATAAAGTGTGTTTGCCATCCGCTCTTAACAGTTTCTCCTGGAATTGCATCAAACCCATGTGCAAAATCTATACCTAATAATCCGAAAGCAGGCATGAATACACGTAAACCAACACCCGCAGAACGTTGCAATGTAAATGGATTATAATCTTTAAAATCATCAAAAGCTGCTCCAGCTTCTAAGAAACTCAATGCGTAAATTGAAGCAGATTGATTAAGCGTAATTGGGTATCTTAATTCTAATGAAAATTTGTTATATATTGTTCCTCCATCAGTTGATGATAATGAGTTGTTTGGATAACCTCTTAACTGAATTACTTCTCTTCCGTCTAATGCAAAATTTGCCAATCCATCTCCACCAAGGAAAAAGCGTTCAAAAGGTACTAATCCTCTGTCAGGATTATAAGCTCCCATAAAACCAAATTCACCTACCGAACGTAAAACAAGCTTTTCATATACACGTGTATACCAATCTGCTTTGAATTTAATTTTGTAATACTCTAACCAGTTGAATCTTTTTTGATCCACTTTTGATTGGTTGGCAGATGCAGATTGCCAATCAGTACCTACTGTTTCATATACTCCAGAACCTTCTGAAGTTTCTTGAATATAATCGCCTTCAATAGGAACTTGACCATTTTCATTGGCTTGAACATTAATTCCTGCTCCTGTAGTATATTTTAATTTGTATGCTTTTTGATTTTTTAAATCTGCATAGTCAATGCCATTGAATAAAGAGTAAGGAAGCGTAAATTTACCTGAAATACTAAATTCAGATCCATAAGTTGGATAAATTGGATTTACTCCTTTACTATTTCTTGATAAGCCAACAGTATAGGCTAAATTTCTAGATGCACCATCACCAAAAGTAAACAATCCAGTGTTATAATTATTTAAATCATAATATTGAAATGACACAGCTTGTGATAACACAAAATAGTCATCTGGAACTGTTAAACGTTTTGCAATACCTACAGAAAGTGACGTAATATTAAAACTTTGACTTCTATTAACGTCTCTAGAACGGAAATTGTATAAAAATTGTTTACTGTGTGATAATGAAGTAGAAAAACTTACCGGTTTTTTTCCACCAAACCAAGGTTCTGAGAATGACAAACTATACGTTTGGAAATAAGAACTTCCTTGTAAACGTAACGACATTTTTTGTCCATCTCCCATTGGTAATGGTTTGTAAGCTTCTTTATTAAAGATGTTTCTTGCAGAAAAGTTATTAAATGATAGCCCTAAAGTACCAATGAAACCTCCACCGCCATAACCTCCTTGTAATTCAATTTGACTTGAGCCTTTTTCAACAACATTGTATTCAATATCTACTGTTCCGGCTTGTGGGTCAACATTTTTAAAGTCTGGTTTAATCGCTTCCGGATCAAAGAATCCTAATTGTCCAATTTCACGAATAGAACGAATTAAATCTTCTTTACTGTATTTTTGACCTGGTTTAGTTCTTAATTCTCTATAAATTACGTGATCATTTGTTTTGTCGTTTCCTACAACTGTAATTTTATTGAAATAAGCAATTGGACCTTCAGTAATTCTGATTTCAAAATCAATCGTATCATTTACAGTTCTAACTTCAACCGGATTAATATTTGAAAATAAATAACCATTATTTTGATATAAGTTAGTAATATCTTCTCCATCCGGTTTTGATTGATCTGCGATTCTTTTCTCAAGAATTGTTCCGTTGTAAACATCTCCTTTTTTAATTCCTAAAAGGGCGTTTAATTGACGATCAGTGTAAACAGTATTTCCTAAATAACGAATATCACCAAAATAGTATTTTCTACCTTCTTCTAAATTTACTTTTATAGCGATGGTGTTACTTTTTTTGTCATAAGTTACAGAATCAGAAATTATCCGTGCATCTCTAAAACCTTTTTCTTTGTAAGCACTAATAACACTTGCTAAATCTTCTTTATATTTTTCTTTAATATATTTTGATTTTTTAAGTATTCTTAGAGGATTTTTCTGTTTTGTATTTTTAAAACTCTTTTTTAGTTTAGCATCAGACATTAAAGAATTTCCTTCAAAATCAATACTTTTAACTTTTACTTTATCTCCTTTATCAATATTGATGACCATTTTTACGTCAGCCAATGCAGAATCTTGAACAGTGTTGATAACTACTTTTGAATTATAAAAACCATCTTTTTTGTATTTGTTTTCAAAATAGTTTTTAGTGGTTGTTAATAGATTTTCATTAACAATTTTTCCTTTTTTAAGGTCAGCTTCTTTGATTAGTTCTTCAGCTTTTCCTTTTTTTACACCTTGAATTTTTACATCACCAAGTTTTGGTAATTCGTTTAATTCAAGTTCAAGGTATATACTATCACCTTCGATTTTATTTACATAGAAATTTACATCAGAGAATAATCCTAATTTCCACAATTTTTTAATAGCAATACTAATGTCCTCTCCGGGAACCATAATAGATTGTCCTTTTTCTAAACTGGTAAAAGTTGTTACAGTTTGAGCATTGTAACTAATTTTTCCCGAAACCGCAATATCGGCTAAGATGTACTCTTTTCCATTTTCAAGTTTTGTTTCTTGAGCAAATGTGGTTGCGCTGTTAAGTACTATAAATATTGAAAGTAATTGTAATCCTTTTTTAAACATTTTTTTAAGGTATAATTTGTTCGCTGGTTTTACCAAAACGGCGTTCTCTTTTTTGATAACTAATAATTGCTTCATATAAATGGTCTTCTGAAAAATCTGGCCAAAGCACATCTGTAAAATAAAACTCGGCGTAAGCGATTTGCCATAAAAGGAAATTACTTATTCTATGTTCGCCACTTGTTCTAATTACTAAATCTACATCTGGTAAATTGTGTGTGTAAAGATGCTGATTAATAATTGATTCGTCAATAGCCTCTTCAGAAATTATATTATTTTTAACTTTGTTGGTGATTTTTTTAACAGCTTGTACTAGCTCTTCTCTTGCTCCATAACTAAGTGCTAAAGTGAGTGTCATTCTAGTGTTTTCGGCAGTTTTTTCAATTACTTCTTGTAATTCTTTTTGTACACTTGATGGTAAATTTGTTAAATTTCCAATGGCGTTCAATTTGATGTTATTTGATTGTAAAGTCTTAATTTCTTTCTTTAACGAAGATATTAAAAGCTTCATTAGTGTATCAACTTCTAGTTTTGGACGGTTCCAATTTTCAGTTGAGAAAGCATATAATGTTAGATTTTTCACCCCAAGCTTAGCACACGATTCTACAGTTGTTCTTACTGATTTAGTGCCACTTTCATGACCTAAAGCACGTAAAAGACCTTTTTGTTTTGCCCATCTTCCATTTCCATCCATAATAATGGCTAGATGTTGAGGCAAAGCTTCTGTATTTATTTGTTGTACTAATTCCATCTTATTCTGCACAAAAACAAGGGTTTTGACCAAAAGTGTAGGTTAGTGTTAAACCTGTAAACACATACCAGTCGTTACTATTTAAATTTCCAAAACGCAAGGTTTCAAAATTATCGTTCTCAGGATTACTTCCGTCTAAATTATCTGTAAAGGTGTAACGAGCACCAATTTCTGCTCCCAAAATAAAATTGTCAAATAGTCGTGCTTTAACTCCTACAATCATAGGAATAGCAAAAGTGCTACTTTGATAATCTTTTTCACTTTCGTTGTTCAAAATGTAAATTTCTTCATAAATGAAATAATTTACTCCTGTAAAAACATAGGGAGATATTTTTTTTCTACCATCGTGTAAGTCAAAATCTAAAAAATTGAATTCCATTCCAGCCGAAAATTCTTTAATGCTATTTTCAAAAGAATAGCCTCGTAAATTCCTACTAGGAACTTCGCTATCTATGTCTTTAGATTTTAAACTGCCTTGATAATATGAAAATCGCCATGCATGTCGCGCACTACGATTCCATTTATATAGGACGCCAAATGCAGGCTCGTTTGGTGCAATATAATCTGTAGGACCAACATCTCCAATATAGTTAATGCCACCCACAAAAACACCAAGTTCATTAATTTGAGCAGATGCGTTAAGTGTGCAGAATATCAGGCTTATATATAAAAAAAAGCTTTTCATTTTTTAAAATAGTTTGCAAATATAACAATATTGACTTCTTAACCCTATTTTAAAGGATTTTTTTGTTACATTTAGTTGTGCATTAAAAACGTAATTTTTTAAAAAATGATATGTGTTGTTGTTAATTTCTTTTGTCTGCACCCCAAAGTAGTTTTTTTCTAATCGTATTTAAAAAAGATTCCTCTTTAAATTCTATAATTGAAATAGTGAATGGTGTTTTTTTAATCTTCACTACAGTGTCTTTTGAAACTGCTGCAATTCTGGAATCTAATGAAATTAAAAATTGTTCTTCCCGACCAGAAACTCTTAATTCAATTTCGGTATCATCTGTGATTACTAAAGGTCTTGCATTCAAATTATGAGGAGCCATTGGTGTAATTACAAAACTACTTACATTTGGAGTTAAAACAGGCCCGCCACAACTTAATGAATAACCAGTTGAGCCTGTTGGAGTTGAAACAATTAAACCATCAGCCCAATATGAAGTTAAATACTCCCCATCTAAAAAGGTTTCAATTGTTATCATCGAAGTAGTGTCTTTTCGAGCAACGGTAACTTCGTTAAGTGCAAAATCTAAATCTGCAAAATTTTCATATTCGGGAGTTGTTGTAATACTTAGCAGACTTCTTTTTGAAATAAAATAATCCTTAACCAAGACTTTTTGTAATAAGCTCTCAATATTTTCAAATTGTACTGTTGCTAAGAAACCTAATCTCCCTGCATTAATTCCAATAATTGGAATGTTTTTGTCTCTAATAAAAGTGGCAGCTTTTAAAATAGTACCATCACCACCTATGCTAATTAGTGCTTCAAAATCAGATGATAATTCATTATAATTTGAATAAGTGGGAAATGATTTATTTACAATATTCTTTTCCTGAACAATTTTTAAGAAAGCCGTTTCGAAATAAATTGTAACATTATTTGCGCTTAAAAAATCAACAACTTTGGCTACAATTTCAGCGGTATTGTTTTGATAATATTGTCCAAAAATGGCTATTTTCATCATCTTAAATATTAAGGTATTTGTCTAAATAATCGGAGCGTTCCTTTAAACTGTTT
It encodes the following:
- a CDS encoding OmpH family outer membrane protein, coding for MKKLFLFLSFISIIANAQTARGVKIGYIDMEYILEKVPDYADAMNQLEQKAQKWKQEIDTKRNEITILKDNLKTERVLLTKELIEEREEEIAYLDKELLDYQEKRFGPKGDLIIQKSVLVKPIQDQIFTIIQDVAEQRKYDFVFDRASDLTMLFADKKHNISDFVVRKLTSAQKREEMSKKQLKALEAKEALEESVADNPALEERQRILDEKKAAREKLLEERQKAIEDKKAAAAEKRKKLIEERDAKKNGTVIEKDSTGDDNKKQPQVNETDEKVTEEISGEKKLTPEEIRQKAIDDRNKKIEERKKALEEKKKKIAADKEAAIKAKEQKTETEKKD
- the murI gene encoding glutamate racemase, giving the protein MKHRNPIGLFDSGIGGTSIWKEVNALLPNENTIYLADSKNAPYGLKSKEEIIALSCKNTEFLLNENCKIIVVACNTATTNAIKELRTKYDVPFIGIEPAIKPAATQSKTNCIGILATKGTLNSDLFHISVRNHPEVKIVEQIGHGLVQLIENGDINSPEMIELLESYLQPMVEKNIDYLVLGCSHYPYLIPQIKKIIPSNIKIIDSGEAVAKQTKNILTQNNILNTSNEDATKVFYSNSNPEVLENILEHKEKVIYKNF
- a CDS encoding OmpH family outer membrane protein, with product MKQFKTLVIAVILFIGTQVSAQTKVAHIDLQALMTTMPDMKTAQDQMKKIQETYDKDFKAMATEYQTKLQKYEQESATAGDALNETRSKEMQDMGARIQKFQQDAQKELGQKEMDLIKPIMEKAQAAIKKVAKAKGITYVLDATTGSGVIVADGEDLLPAVKKELGF
- a CDS encoding NAD kinase, which translates into the protein MKIAIFGQYYQNNTAEIVAKVVDFLSANNVTIYFETAFLKIVQEKNIVNKSFPTYSNYNELSSDFEALISIGGDGTILKAATFIRDKNIPIIGINAGRLGFLATVQFENIESLLQKVLVKDYFISKRSLLSITTTPEYENFADLDFALNEVTVARKDTTSMITIETFLDGEYLTSYWADGLIVSTPTGSTGYSLSCGGPVLTPNVSSFVITPMAPHNLNARPLVITDDTEIELRVSGREEQFLISLDSRIAAVSKDTVVKIKKTPFTISIIEFKEESFLNTIRKKLLWGADKRN
- a CDS encoding gamma carbonic anhydrase family protein codes for the protein MLIKEVNGKFPQIPEDCYVAENATIVGDVTLGTNCSVWFNAVIRGDVNSIFIGNKVNIQDGAVVHCTYLKHPTIIGNNVSIGHNAIVHGCTIKDNVLIGMGAIVMDNCVIESNSIVAAGSVITQNTVVESGSIYAGVPAKKVKEIDQSDFAGEIERISNNYVMYSGWFKE
- a CDS encoding DUF6089 family protein, with amino-acid sequence MKSFFLYISLIFCTLNASAQINELGVFVGGINYIGDVGPTDYIAPNEPAFGVLYKWNRSARHAWRFSYYQGSLKSKDIDSEVPSRNLRGYSFENSIKEFSAGMEFNFLDFDLHDGRKKISPYVFTGVNYFIYEEIYILNNESEKDYQSSTFAIPMIVGVKARLFDNFILGAEIGARYTFTDNLDGSNPENDNFETLRFGNLNSNDWYVFTGLTLTYTFGQNPCFCAE
- the bamA gene encoding outer membrane protein assembly factor BamA; translated protein: MKQLLVIKKENAVLVKPANKLYLKKMFKKGLQLLSIFIVLNSATTFAQETKLENGKEYILADIAVSGKISYNAQTVTTFTSLEKGQSIMVPGEDISIAIKKLWKLGLFSDVNFYVNKIEGDSIYLELELNELPKLGDVKIQGVKKGKAEELIKEADLKKGKIVNENLLTTTKNYFENKYKKDGFYNSKVVINTVQDSALADVKMVINIDKGDKVKVKSIDFEGNSLMSDAKLKKSFKNTKQKNPLRILKKSKYIKEKYKEDLASVISAYKEKGFRDARIISDSVTYDKKSNTIAIKVNLEEGRKYYFGDIRYLGNTVYTDRQLNALLGIKKGDVYNGTILEKRIADQSKPDGEDITNLYQNNGYLFSNINPVEVRTVNDTIDFEIRITEGPIAYFNKITVVGNDKTNDHVIYRELRTKPGQKYSKEDLIRSIREIGQLGFFDPEAIKPDFKNVDPQAGTVDIEYNVVEKGSSQIELQGGYGGGGFIGTLGLSFNNFSARNIFNKEAYKPLPMGDGQKMSLRLQGSSYFQTYSLSFSEPWFGGKKPVSFSTSLSHSKQFLYNFRSRDVNRSQSFNITSLSVGIAKRLTVPDDYFVLSQAVSFQYYDLNNYNTGLFTFGDGASRNLAYTVGLSRNSKGVNPIYPTYGSEFSISGKFTLPYSLFNGIDYADLKNQKAYKLKYTTGAGINVQANENGQVPIEGDYIQETSEGSGVYETVGTDWQSASANQSKVDQKRFNWLEYYKIKFKADWYTRVYEKLVLRSVGEFGFMGAYNPDRGLVPFERFFLGGDGLANFALDGREVIQLRGYPNNSLSSTDGGTIYNKFSLELRYPITLNQSASIYALSFLEAGAAFDDFKDYNPFTLQRSAGVGLRVFMPAFGLLGIDFAHGFDAIPGETVKSGWQTHFIIGQQF
- a CDS encoding isoprenyl transferase, producing the protein MELVQQINTEALPQHLAIIMDGNGRWAKQKGLLRALGHESGTKSVRTTVESCAKLGVKNLTLYAFSTENWNRPKLEVDTLMKLLISSLKKEIKTLQSNNIKLNAIGNLTNLPSSVQKELQEVIEKTAENTRMTLTLALSYGAREELVQAVKKITNKVKNNIISEEAIDESIINQHLYTHNLPDVDLVIRTSGEHRISNFLLWQIAYAEFYFTDVLWPDFSEDHLYEAIISYQKRERRFGKTSEQIIP